CGAAAACTTTTGGAGGTGTAGCACCGGAAGTAAAAACGTACGGAGAAAATACGCAATTGAAAATTACTACTTCTTATTTAATTGATGACAACTCTAACAATGCCGAAAATAAAGTAGAAACAGCATTAAAAACAGGCTTGGCTCCGCTCAATAATCATTTTGAAATTATGAGCTCCGAAAAAGTAGGCGAAACGGTTTCTGCGGATATTAAATCCAAAGCATTGTGGTCAATTTTCTTTGCTTGCGTCATCATGTTCGTGTACATTTTTATTCGATTCAAAAAATGGCAATATGGCTTGGGAGGCGTGGTAGCTTTGCTTCACGATGCACTCTTCATTTTAAGTTGCTTTACTTTATTGCATGGATATTTGAATTTCTCCTTGGAAATAGATCAAGCATTTATTGCTGCGATTTTAACGGTAATGAGTTATTCCATCAACGATACTGTGGTGGTATTTGATAGAATCAGGGAATATTTGAGAGAAACGCACAAAAAAGACTTGGAACCTGCTGAACGTAATTCCATTATTAATTATGCTTTGAACAGTACTTTAAGCAGAACAATCAATACATCCTTAACTATTTTCTTTGTATTGCTTGCCATCTTTATATTCGGCGGAGAAACAATCAAAGGCTTCTCTTTCGCTTTGTTGATAGGTATTTTCATCGGAACGTATTCTTCCATTTGTATCGCAACACCAATTGTTGTTGATTTTGAAAGAAAACATGTTGCTGAAACAAGCACTTCAAAAAAATAATTTTTCAAACTGATTTTAACGCCTCGAAAAAATATTTTTTCGAGGCGTTTTTTTTGCTCTTCTATAATTGAAATAAAACGTATGCAAACAAATTATTTTATTCCTTTTCCGATTTTTACCACCGAACGATTAATGTTACGTCAGCTTGAAAATAGCGACGATGTGGCTATTTCCTCGCTTCGTTCCAACAAACAAGTCAATATGTTTATTGAGCAACGACAAAAAGAAACAACAGTTGAAGAGGCTCAAAAATTTATTGCAAAAATCAATAAAGGAATTTCTGAAAATGCCAATGTGTTGTGGGCAATTACAGGAAAAGAAGATGAGAAATTAATGGGTACTATTTGTTTATGGAATTTTTCGGACGATAAAAAAACGGCAGAATTGGGCTACGAATTATTTCCTGAATTTCACCGAAAAGGAATCATGAATGAAGCTTTTCAACCCATTATTGATTTTGCTTTTTCTGTTTTAAAACTTACTAAAATCGAAGCATTTACGCATCGAGAAAATATCCATTCCATTTCCCTTCTGATAAAAAATAATTTTCAATTGGAAGAAAACAGAAGCGACGAAGACAATGAAAACAATATTATTTTTGCATTGACAGAAAAAATAATTTCGCAATAAAAACAAAAATGGCAGTTGAAAAAATTCCAAATCTAAGTTCTGAAATCACCTTTAAAACTAGTCGTAGTGGTGGGAAAGGCGGACAAAATGTGAACAAAGTTTCTACCAAAGTGGAATTGGATTTCGACGTAAAAAATTCTATTTTATTAACGGAAGAACAGAAAATAATTATTTTTCAGAAGCTTGCGAAACGCATCACAAAAGAAGGAATTTTACAAATTATTGTTCAAATAGAACGCTCGCAATTGGGCAATAAACAAATCGCAGAAAAAAAGTTTTACGAGCTGCTGAAAAAAAGTTTTTTGAAATCGAAAAAACGAATCGCGACACGCGTAAGCAAAGCTGTCAAAGAAAAGCGCTTGGTTGGTAAAAAAAATATTTCTGCAAAAAAGAAAAATAGATCTGGAAAAATTAGTTTTGAATAATTGAAAAATTATTTTTTGAAGCCATTTCTTTTCCACTTCAAAAACCCATTCAAAAAATTATTTTTTCAAACGCTAAATTTTCACTTTCAAATTCGAAGTCATTTTCACAAATTCATTCCATAAAGAATCATTTGGCGGCGGCGCTGTGATAGAAATAGGTTCTTGTTTTACTGGATGAATAAAATCTACTTTTCGCGAATGCAAATGGATGGAAGCATTGGGATTACTGCGATTAAAACCATATTTCAAATCGCCTTTTATCGGACAACCAATCGCAGCTAATTGGACACGAATTTGATGATGTCTGCCTGTAAGCGGATTTATTTCCAACAAATGATAATTGTCGGAACTGCACAAAATACGATATTCTAACTCCGATTTCAGCGCGCCATTTATTTCTTTTTCGTAAGCTTTAGATTTATTATTTGCTTCTGTTTTTTTTAGAAAGTGAACCAAATGATCTTGCTCTTTCGGCGGACGATTTTTCACAACAGCCCAATATGTTTTTTTAATTTCTTTGTTGCGAAACAATTCGTTGATGCGCTCCAAAGCCTTGCTGGTTTTGGCAAAAATAACAATTCCGCTAACCGGACGATCAATGCGATGCGTCACTCCCAAAAAAACATCTCCAGGTTTATTGTATTTCGCTTTCAGGAAAATTTTCAGGTGCTCGCTCAAAGGCGTATCGCCTGTTTTATCGCCTTGCACAATGTCTGATGGCTTTTTATTGACAATAATTAAATGATTGTCTTCGTAAAGAATTTCGGGCGTATACACCATTAATATTGTTCTTTATTGTTCGGGAAATCTTTCGATTTAATATCCTTAATATAATTTTTCACAGCATTATTTATATCGTCAAAAAGATTCAAATAACGTCTCAAAAAACGCGGACTAAATTCATTTGTCATACCAATCATATCGTGCAAAACAAGCACTTGTCCGTCTACACCATTTCCTGCGCCAATTCCGATTACAGGAATCGTTAATTGCGCTGCTACTTTTGTTGCCAAGGATGCAGGAATTTTTTCCAACACCAAGGCAAAACATCCTGCTTCTTCTAATTTTTTGGCGTCTTCTATCAAACGCAATGCTTCGGTTTCTTCTTTCGCGCGAACGGTGTACGTTCCAAATTTATAAATGGATTGCGGCGTTAATCCTAAATGTCCCATCACCGGAATTCCTGCAGATAAAATGCGTTTTACGGATTCGATTACTTCTTGTCCGCCTTCTAATTTTACAGCGTGTGCGCCACTTTCCTTCATTATTTTGATGGATGAATTTAATGCTTCTTTCGAATTTCCTTGATACGAACCGAAAGGTAAATCTACTACTACCAAAGCTCTGTCTACTGCG
This DNA window, taken from Bacteroidia bacterium, encodes the following:
- a CDS encoding GNAT family N-acetyltransferase, with protein sequence MQTNYFIPFPIFTTERLMLRQLENSDDVAISSLRSNKQVNMFIEQRQKETTVEEAQKFIAKINKGISENANVLWAITGKEDEKLMGTICLWNFSDDKKTAELGYELFPEFHRKGIMNEAFQPIIDFAFSVLKLTKIEAFTHRENIHSISLLIKNNFQLEENRSDEDNENNIIFALTEKIISQ
- the arfB gene encoding alternative ribosome rescue aminoacyl-tRNA hydrolase ArfB is translated as MAVEKIPNLSSEITFKTSRSGGKGGQNVNKVSTKVELDFDVKNSILLTEEQKIIIFQKLAKRITKEGILQIIVQIERSQLGNKQIAEKKFYELLKKSFLKSKKRIATRVSKAVKEKRLVGKKNISAKKKNRSGKISFE
- the panB gene encoding 3-methyl-2-oxobutanoate hydroxymethyltransferase, producing the protein MSVNKEIKKVTTHVLQEMKRKGEKIAMLTAYDFSMARIIDHAGIDVILVGDSASNVMAGHETTLPITLDQMIYHASSVIRAVDRALVVVDLPFGSYQGNSKEALNSSIKIMKESGAHAVKLEGGQEVIESVKRILSAGIPVMGHLGLTPQSIYKFGTYTVRAKEETEALRLIEDAKKLEEAGCFALVLEKIPASLATKVAAQLTIPVIGIGAGNGVDGQVLVLHDMIGMTNEFSPRFLRRYLNLFDDINNAVKNYIKDIKSKDFPNNKEQY
- a CDS encoding RNA pseudouridine synthase; this encodes MVYTPEILYEDNHLIIVNKKPSDIVQGDKTGDTPLSEHLKIFLKAKYNKPGDVFLGVTHRIDRPVSGIVIFAKTSKALERINELFRNKEIKKTYWAVVKNRPPKEQDHLVHFLKKTEANNKSKAYEKEINGALKSELEYRILCSSDNYHLLEINPLTGRHHQIRVQLAAIGCPIKGDLKYGFNRSNPNASIHLHSRKVDFIHPVKQEPISITAPPPNDSLWNEFVKMTSNLKVKI